One window of Entelurus aequoreus isolate RoL-2023_Sb linkage group LG06, RoL_Eaeq_v1.1, whole genome shotgun sequence genomic DNA carries:
- the kctd10 gene encoding BTB/POZ domain-containing adapter for CUL3-mediated RhoA degradation protein 3, which produces MEEMSGESAVSSAVPAATTRTTSFKGSSPSSKYVKLNVGGALYYTTMQTLTKQDTMLKAMFSGRMEVLTDSEGWILIDRCGKHFGTILNYLRDGAVPLPDSRRETEELLAEAKYYLVQGLADECTAALQNKETYEPLCKVPLMTSSKEEQKLIATANKPTVKLLYNRSNNKYSYTSNSDDNMLKNIELFDKLSLRFNGRVLFIKDVIGDEICCWSFYGQGRKIAEVCCTSIVYATEKKQTKVEFPEARIYEETLNILLYESHDGRGPDNALLEATGGAAGRSHHLDEDDERERIERVRRIHIKRPDDRTHHHQ; this is translated from the exons ATG GAAGAGATGTCAGGAGAGAGTGCCGTGAGTTCGGCAGTGCCGGCAGCTACAACCCGGACCACGTCCTTTAAAGGCTCCAGTCCCAGCTCCAAATACGTGAAGCTAAATGTGGGTGGGGCTCTGTACTACACTACAATGCAGACCCTGACCAAGCAGGACACCATGCTCAAGGCCATGTTCAGTGGCAGGATGGAGGTCCTCACTGACAGTGAAG GTTGGATTTTGATTGATCGCTGTGGCAAACATTTCGGAACAATCCTGAACTACCTAAGAGATGGAGCCGTGCCCTTGCCAGACAGCCGACGGGAAACCGAGGAGCTGCTTGCAGAAGCCAAGTATTACCTTGTCCAAGGCCTCGCTGATGAATGCACAGCTGCCCTGCAG AACAAAGAAACATATGAACCTCTATGTAAAGTGCCTCTGATGACATCATCAAAGGAGGAGCAGAAGCTTATAGCTACTGCAAATAAG CCTACAGTTAAACTGCTGTACAACAGAAGCAATAACAAGTATTCGTACACCAG CAATTCGGATGACAACATGCTGAAAAATATCGAGCTGTTTGACAAGCTGTCTCTGCGTTTCAATGGCCGCGTGCTCTTCATCAAAGATGTGATCGGGGATGAGATCTGCTGCTGGTCCTTTTACGGACAGGGGCGGAAGATCGCTGAAGTGTGTTGCACCTCCATCGTTTATGCCACCGAAAAGAAGCAGACAAAG GTGGAGTTCCCCGAGGCTCGCATCTATGAGGAGACCCTCAACATCCTCCTGTATGAATCCCACGACGGGAGAGGGCCGGACAATGCTCTGCTCGAGGCAACAGGGGGCGCCGCAGGGCGCTCCCATCATCTGGATGAAGACGACGAGCGAGAACGCATCGAGCGAGTGCGTAGAATTCACATCAAACGACCAGACGACCGCACGCATCACCACCAGTGA